From Chryseobacterium sp. H1D6B, a single genomic window includes:
- the feoB gene encoding ferrous iron transport protein B, which translates to MQDNKKKQVLLVGNPNVGKSTVFNTLCNKKQKTGNYAGVTVASHSGNYAYKNEEVEVVDLPGSYSMYPSSEDEAIFSKFLIDEQENYSGVVYILEALSLKRGLLLFQQIQDLGVPMILVVNQIDQADRRGINIDIQKFSEALHIKIIQTNAKEQIGIDEIREAVFNNDFVKTGKASFETPNEHKDFVKKFASHKGLDNEYKAWMTLSSGAELGRIDSIHDLLNEADSKSLVPKRLQVQETVRRYQNVDKILADVITKKPQFKELLTEKLDKVLVHKFWGYVVFIGILLIIFQSVFFLAEYPMSWIDDFFAWLSSFTGEHLPAGPINSLISNGIIPGLGGIMVFAPQIGILLYFLYLLEDSGYMARVIFLMDRFLRPFGLNGKSIVPLVSGTACAIPAVISTRNIENVRERLLTILVTPFMTCSARLPVYSIVIGLIISDGSFFGIKYKAIVLLGMYLLGFLTALFSAALLKRFIKNKGKTYLVMDLPAYKKPLFGYDFKMVLGKVWDFITGAGKIIFIVSIIIWFLSYFGPTKKADEIVATNVKLDHSYLAKMGKAIEPAIAPLGYDWKMGVGIITSFVAREVFVGTMSTLYSLDNDAPEMKVIDKMRNDVKPNGEKVFNFATGVSILLFYAFAMQCVSTLAVVYRETKSWKWTGFQVVMMTGLAYFVSMFVYQILK; encoded by the coding sequence ATGCAGGACAACAAGAAAAAACAGGTACTTTTAGTCGGGAATCCTAATGTAGGAAAGTCAACGGTTTTCAATACGCTTTGTAATAAAAAACAGAAAACTGGAAATTATGCTGGTGTTACCGTTGCAAGCCATTCGGGAAACTATGCCTATAAAAATGAAGAGGTTGAGGTTGTCGATCTCCCGGGTTCTTACAGCATGTACCCAAGCTCGGAAGACGAGGCTATTTTTTCCAAATTTCTTATCGATGAACAGGAAAATTATTCAGGAGTAGTTTATATTCTTGAAGCATTAAGCTTAAAAAGAGGACTGCTTTTATTCCAGCAGATCCAGGATCTGGGCGTTCCGATGATTTTAGTTGTTAATCAAATTGACCAGGCCGACAGAAGAGGAATAAATATTGATATCCAAAAGTTTTCCGAAGCGCTGCATATTAAAATTATTCAGACCAATGCTAAAGAACAGATCGGTATAGATGAAATCAGAGAAGCCGTTTTTAATAATGATTTTGTAAAAACAGGAAAAGCTTCCTTTGAAACACCTAACGAACATAAAGATTTTGTAAAGAAATTTGCATCCCACAAAGGCTTAGATAATGAATATAAAGCCTGGATGACATTATCTTCAGGGGCTGAGTTAGGAAGAATAGACTCAATACATGATCTATTGAATGAGGCAGATTCCAAAAGCCTTGTTCCTAAAAGACTGCAGGTTCAGGAAACGGTAAGAAGATATCAGAATGTAGATAAAATCTTAGCGGATGTTATTACTAAAAAGCCTCAGTTTAAGGAATTACTGACAGAGAAATTAGATAAAGTGCTGGTTCATAAATTCTGGGGATATGTAGTTTTTATAGGAATTCTATTGATCATATTCCAGAGTGTTTTCTTCCTGGCAGAATATCCAATGAGCTGGATTGATGATTTTTTTGCATGGCTTTCCAGTTTTACAGGAGAACATCTTCCTGCGGGGCCTATTAATTCTTTAATATCAAATGGAATTATCCCGGGATTAGGAGGAATTATGGTCTTCGCACCACAGATCGGAATTCTATTATATTTTCTATATCTTCTTGAAGATTCAGGATATATGGCTAGGGTTATTTTCCTGATGGATCGTTTTCTGCGTCCCTTTGGATTGAATGGAAAGAGTATAGTTCCGTTAGTTTCAGGAACAGCATGTGCAATTCCTGCAGTAATCTCTACAAGAAATATTGAGAATGTCAGAGAAAGACTGTTAACGATTTTAGTGACTCCTTTTATGACGTGTTCCGCAAGACTTCCTGTTTACAGTATTGTCATTGGACTTATTATTTCAGACGGAAGCTTCTTTGGAATTAAATATAAAGCAATAGTTCTGCTGGGAATGTATTTATTAGGTTTCTTAACGGCTTTATTTTCAGCCGCTCTTCTTAAAAGATTCATTAAAAACAAAGGAAAAACCTATTTGGTAATGGACCTTCCTGCTTATAAAAAACCGCTTTTCGGTTACGATTTTAAAATGGTCTTAGGAAAAGTTTGGGATTTCATAACAGGAGCCGGAAAAATTATCTTTATTGTAAGCATTATTATTTGGTTCTTAAGTTATTTCGGACCAACAAAAAAAGCGGATGAAATCGTTGCCACGAATGTGAAATTAGACCACTCCTATCTTGCTAAAATGGGGAAAGCAATAGAACCTGCGATCGCACCATTGGGATATGATTGGAAAATGGGAGTAGGGATCATCACTAGTTTTGTAGCCAGAGAGGTTTTCGTAGGAACGATGTCAACCCTGTACAGTCTGGATAACGATGCCCCTGAAATGAAAGTAATAGATAAAATGAGAAATGATGTGAAACCTAACGGCGAAAAAGTTTTTAATTTTGCTACAGGAGTTTCAATACTCTTATTTTATGCGTTTGCAATGCAGTGTGTTTCTACACTTGCAGTAGTTTATCGTGAAACCAAAAGCTGGAAATGGACCGGCTTTCAGGTTGTAATGATGACCGGTTTGGCATACTTTGTGTCGATGTTTGTATATCAAATTTTAAAATAA
- a CDS encoding GLPGLI family protein gives MKKLLSVFFIVLFVASNAQESKETANRFFYELTFKPKKDSVKLEKVIAILDITGKKSIYQDYTVPAQDSIIKVAVEEIEKTKAWKDVSKLIKMPKFSYKIVKNYPDMKEQYIDRISMNLFGYDDDVKFNWNILSEKEKVGEYNTQKATTEFGGRKWTAWFTTDIPFQDGPYKFYGLPGLIVKIEDSEKNYSWKLSGNKKINNYEEMSYSDKINAKYGVPHTVTPTTKEKFDKAYAAFKLDPMAEFRQKVTPEMMSMKMPGSDMTIGEFGKKQEKMAKDFFNANDNPIEINQTQDKKKK, from the coding sequence ATGAAAAAACTTTTATCAGTATTTTTTATCGTACTTTTTGTTGCTTCAAATGCGCAGGAATCAAAAGAAACTGCAAACCGTTTCTTTTATGAATTGACTTTTAAGCCTAAAAAAGACTCTGTGAAGCTTGAGAAGGTTATCGCTATTTTAGATATTACGGGTAAAAAATCTATTTATCAGGATTATACAGTTCCTGCACAAGATTCTATTATTAAAGTGGCTGTTGAGGAAATTGAAAAAACAAAAGCATGGAAAGATGTAAGCAAGCTTATTAAAATGCCCAAATTTTCATATAAAATAGTAAAAAACTATCCTGATATGAAGGAACAGTATATTGATAGGATAAGCATGAATCTGTTTGGGTATGATGATGATGTTAAATTTAATTGGAATATCCTTTCGGAAAAAGAAAAAGTAGGAGAGTACAACACCCAGAAGGCAACGACAGAATTTGGAGGGCGAAAATGGACGGCCTGGTTCACTACAGATATCCCTTTTCAAGACGGACCTTATAAATTCTATGGACTTCCAGGTTTAATTGTGAAAATAGAAGATTCAGAGAAAAATTATTCTTGGAAATTAAGCGGTAATAAAAAGATCAATAATTACGAAGAAATGTCTTATTCTGATAAGATTAATGCTAAATACGGTGTTCCTCATACCGTAACTCCTACAACGAAAGAAAAGTTTGATAAAGCTTATGCTGCCTTTAAACTGGATCCAATGGCTGAATTTCGTCAAAAAGTAACGCCGGAAATGATGAGCATGAAAATGCCGGGATCAGATATGACAATCGGCGAGTTTGGAAAGAAGCAGGAAAAGATGGCAAAGGATTTTTTCAATGCTAATGACAACCCAATTGAGATCAATCAGACTCAGGATAAAAAGAAAAAATAG
- a CDS encoding tetratricopeptide repeat protein → MEEYFGNELVKKFEEMIENNDEFYFDTEELEDIIVYYLELGDFNYADNAVNYGLKLHPNSLDIKIKRLEVLLEWEDYNTAKELIDELKAASMENTDFLVCYAKYYSNLGNPRRSIEICMKALELEEEENFLHNFIADEYVNLGDPFNALKHYKKALKEDPTDEYSLENSMLCFSELNKSDEAIAFLNEYLDDFPYSETAWYEYGQFYFNRKNYEEAIKGFDYLLAINSTSVGVYANKSACYEALGQYKKAIEVYEEMLELEYTKAFTFYKIGLCYKAMKQPIQALNSFQKSLREDPQFYLSMMEQSYLYEEMGGMPEALHFAKEATQLNENNLDYQKRLAFLFIDSGKFEESLSCLKKLAESEPSRFYNWYAYSEVLMLLGEYAEAVVILNAALKNHNRAELYYQLSNCYFNLKEQEKGIESLQEALELDPSLVQDMQKKYPYIKDEVKRVKAKAKVKKNN, encoded by the coding sequence TTGGAAGAATATTTTGGAAATGAACTTGTGAAAAAGTTCGAAGAAATGATTGAAAATAATGATGAATTCTATTTCGATACAGAAGAACTGGAAGACATTATTGTTTATTATCTGGAGCTTGGAGATTTTAATTATGCAGATAATGCGGTTAATTACGGTCTTAAGCTTCACCCTAATTCTTTGGACATCAAGATTAAAAGACTTGAAGTTCTTTTAGAATGGGAAGATTATAATACGGCAAAAGAGCTGATCGATGAGCTGAAAGCTGCATCTATGGAGAATACAGATTTTTTGGTCTGCTATGCGAAGTATTATTCGAATTTAGGGAACCCTAGAAGATCCATTGAAATTTGTATGAAAGCCTTAGAACTGGAGGAAGAAGAAAATTTCCTGCATAACTTTATTGCTGATGAATATGTAAATTTAGGAGACCCTTTTAACGCTCTTAAACATTACAAAAAAGCATTGAAAGAAGATCCTACGGATGAATATTCACTGGAGAATTCTATGCTGTGCTTTAGCGAACTTAATAAGAGTGATGAAGCGATTGCTTTTCTGAATGAATATCTGGATGATTTCCCATATTCAGAAACCGCTTGGTATGAATACGGACAGTTTTATTTTAACAGGAAGAATTATGAAGAAGCGATAAAAGGATTTGATTATCTGCTCGCTATTAATTCGACATCAGTGGGGGTTTATGCAAATAAATCAGCTTGTTATGAAGCTTTAGGACAATATAAAAAAGCGATTGAGGTGTATGAGGAAATGCTGGAGCTGGAATACACAAAAGCATTCACTTTCTATAAAATCGGTTTATGTTATAAAGCTATGAAACAGCCGATCCAGGCTTTAAATTCTTTCCAGAAATCGTTGAGAGAAGACCCTCAGTTTTATCTTTCTATGATGGAACAGTCTTATCTATATGAGGAAATGGGAGGAATGCCGGAAGCGTTGCATTTTGCAAAAGAAGCGACGCAGCTGAATGAAAACAACCTTGATTATCAAAAAAGACTGGCATTTTTGTTCATTGATTCAGGAAAGTTTGAAGAAAGCCTTTCATGTCTGAAGAAATTAGCAGAATCTGAACCGTCAAGATTTTATAACTGGTATGCTTATTCAGAAGTATTGATGCTTTTAGGAGAGTATGCAGAAGCGGTAGTAATTCTGAATGCGGCATTGAAAAATCATAACAGAGCAGAATTGTATTATCAGCTAAGCAACTGTTATTTCAATCTGAAAGAACAGGAAAAAGGAATTGAGTCACTTCAGGAAGCATTGGAATTAGACCCTTCTCTTGTTCAGGATATGCAGAAAAAATACCCATATATCAAAGATGAGGTAAAAAGAGTAAAGGCGAAAGCTAAAGTGAAGAAAAATAATTAA
- a CDS encoding Crp/Fnr family transcriptional regulator — MFEHLKDRFPFPKDKCSKFLKNFKRMEVPAKTTLLKEDEVSLHAYFIEKGIVRAWYNNDGKDVTFQFFMENTAFSSLESFRKGVPSMVSFETIEPSVLWQIDKPALDIILDEVYEDPKLRNQFMDFVFERTFDYMKHFFSFIKDSPQQRYINLTKEKPEIIKRIPQHYIASYLGITTVHLSRIKSKILKEK, encoded by the coding sequence ATGTTTGAACATCTAAAAGACAGATTCCCTTTTCCGAAAGATAAGTGTTCGAAATTTTTAAAGAATTTCAAACGCATGGAAGTGCCGGCAAAAACCACCCTTTTAAAAGAAGATGAAGTTTCGCTCCATGCTTATTTTATTGAAAAAGGAATTGTACGAGCCTGGTACAATAATGATGGAAAAGATGTTACGTTCCAGTTTTTTATGGAAAATACAGCGTTTTCATCACTGGAAAGCTTTAGGAAAGGAGTTCCAAGTATGGTGTCATTTGAAACTATTGAACCCAGTGTTTTGTGGCAGATTGATAAACCGGCTCTGGATATAATTTTAGATGAGGTGTATGAAGATCCAAAACTTAGAAATCAATTTATGGATTTCGTTTTTGAAAGAACGTTTGATTACATGAAGCATTTTTTTTCATTCATTAAAGACAGTCCGCAGCAACGGTATATTAACCTTACCAAAGAAAAGCCGGAAATTATCAAAAGAATTCCCCAGCATTATATTGCATCCTATCTGGGAATCACCACAGTTCATCTCAGCAGGATAAAAAGCAAAATACTGAAAGAAAAATAG
- a CDS encoding DinB family protein: MDTLSQLKSELAGEYQTTKKFIELFPEGKNEYAPHEKSMKMMPLATHLVEVFEWPDTILKTSELDFAKGPYQPTKLSKKEELLQKLDENYQAGKNALENAKEDDLDPSWTIKNDGHALASWSKYGAIRHGLNQITHHRAQLGVYYRLNNIPLPGSYGPSADTPNF; encoded by the coding sequence ATGGATACTTTATCACAATTAAAATCCGAGCTGGCAGGAGAATATCAGACAACAAAAAAGTTTATCGAACTTTTTCCTGAAGGTAAAAATGAATATGCACCCCACGAAAAGAGCATGAAAATGATGCCTCTTGCCACCCATCTGGTGGAAGTCTTTGAATGGCCGGATACTATTTTAAAAACTTCTGAACTGGACTTTGCGAAAGGGCCTTATCAGCCGACAAAGCTATCTAAGAAAGAAGAACTGCTGCAAAAATTAGATGAAAATTATCAAGCGGGCAAAAATGCTTTAGAAAATGCAAAAGAAGATGATCTGGATCCAAGCTGGACGATCAAAAATGACGGCCATGCATTAGCAAGCTGGAGTAAGTATGGAGCGATCCGTCATGGATTGAATCAAATCACCCATCACAGAGCCCAATTAGGAGTATATTACAGATTAAATAATATTCCCCTGCCGGGAAGCTACGGCCCGTCTGCAGATACACCCAATTTTTAA
- a CDS encoding FeoA family protein, with product MKEKGLHRLSGFPKNKMGKIVGYDNDHLKMPNKIIEMGLLPETIFRILYQAPFSGPMYVEFGEEKSRIALREEEGNYIIVEDLD from the coding sequence TTGAAAGAGAAAGGTTTACATAGATTGAGTGGCTTTCCTAAAAATAAAATGGGAAAGATTGTGGGGTATGATAATGACCATCTGAAAATGCCCAATAAGATTATAGAAATGGGTCTTTTACCGGAGACTATTTTTAGAATTTTGTACCAGGCTCCATTTAGCGGGCCGATGTATGTAGAGTTTGGAGAAGAAAAAAGCAGAATTGCTCTACGTGAAGAAGAAGGAAATTATATCATTGTAGAAGATTTGGATTAG
- the glmM gene encoding phosphoglucosamine mutase, which produces MSLIKSISGIRGTIGGKVNDNLTPLDVVKFASAFGTWLQNNKNNKNLTLVIGRDARISGEMVSSLVSATLQGLGINVIDLGLSTTPTVEIMVPELKADGGIILTASHNPKQWNALKLLNNKGEFITGENGAEVLALAESEDFNYAEVDDLGKYETRDDAFDIHIQQILDLPMVDAEAVKAKKFKIVVDAVNSTGGIAIPMLLDKLGCETVKLYCEPNGQFPHNPEPLKEHLGDICELVKKEKADVGVVVDPDVDRLALVDENGELFGEEYTLVAVADYLLKNKKGAAVSNLSSSRALRDAARFHNSEYFASAVGEVNVVTLMKEKNAVIGGEGNGGIIYPDLHYGRDSLVGVALFLTHLAKENKTVSELRAGYPSYFMGKKKIELTPEINVDDLLTKMEKEYQNEEVSTVDGVKIDFENNWVHLRKSNTEPIIRIYTEASSQEEADKLGDDMIAKIKSLI; this is translated from the coding sequence ATGTCATTAATAAAAAGTATTTCAGGGATCCGGGGAACAATAGGTGGAAAAGTAAATGATAACTTAACACCGCTTGATGTGGTGAAATTTGCTTCTGCATTCGGAACCTGGCTTCAAAACAATAAAAACAATAAAAATTTAACACTCGTAATAGGAAGAGATGCCAGAATTTCTGGAGAAATGGTTTCTTCTTTAGTATCTGCTACACTGCAGGGGCTGGGTATTAATGTCATTGATTTAGGACTCTCTACAACACCTACCGTAGAAATTATGGTTCCTGAATTGAAAGCAGACGGCGGAATTATCCTTACAGCGTCTCATAATCCAAAACAATGGAATGCTCTTAAATTATTAAATAATAAAGGAGAGTTCATCACCGGTGAAAATGGAGCAGAAGTTCTGGCATTGGCTGAAAGTGAAGACTTCAACTATGCAGAAGTAGATGACCTGGGTAAATACGAAACAAGAGATGATGCTTTTGACATTCATATTCAGCAGATCTTAGACCTGCCGATGGTAGATGCAGAAGCAGTTAAAGCTAAAAAATTCAAAATAGTTGTGGATGCAGTGAACTCTACAGGAGGTATTGCTATTCCTATGCTTCTTGATAAACTTGGCTGTGAAACAGTAAAATTATACTGCGAACCGAACGGCCAGTTCCCGCACAATCCTGAACCATTAAAAGAACATTTAGGAGACATCTGTGAATTAGTAAAAAAAGAAAAAGCAGACGTAGGTGTTGTTGTTGATCCCGACGTAGACAGATTAGCATTGGTAGACGAAAATGGAGAACTTTTCGGAGAAGAATATACCTTGGTTGCCGTTGCAGATTATTTATTGAAAAATAAAAAGGGGGCTGCGGTTTCAAACCTTTCTTCAAGCCGTGCTTTGAGGGATGCTGCAAGGTTTCATAATTCAGAATACTTTGCAAGCGCAGTAGGAGAAGTGAATGTAGTCACTTTAATGAAAGAAAAGAATGCCGTGATCGGAGGTGAAGGAAATGGAGGAATTATCTATCCAGATCTGCATTACGGAAGAGATTCTTTAGTAGGTGTAGCTCTTTTTCTGACTCATTTAGCAAAAGAAAACAAAACCGTTTCTGAATTAAGAGCCGGATATCCAAGCTACTTTATGGGGAAAAAGAAAATTGAATTAACTCCGGAAATCAATGTCGACGATCTTTTAACAAAAATGGAAAAAGAATATCAGAATGAAGAAGTTTCTACCGTAGACGGAGTAAAAATAGATTTTGAAAACAATTGGGTTCATCTTCGTAAATCCAATACTGAGCCGATTATCAGAATTTATACTGAGGCTTCATCCCAGGAAGAGGCAGACAAATTAGGAGACGATATGATCGCAAAAATTAAAAGTTTGATCTAA
- a CDS encoding Plug and carboxypeptidase regulatory-like domain-containing protein yields MKKKISLFLMIFFTVLSFAQKTVSGKITDEDGVAIPSASVTIEEPGKDAILAYGITNSKGEYKVSFTSAESNVDLKVKAFNQKPLTKQISNSDQTLTFKMQSEATEIKEVQLKTKMITARGDTIAYDLKAFDSKNDRTLADVMRKIPGIEVNTDGTILYQGNAINKFYVNGKDLMEGGYGTINNSLPKDAVQKVEVLENHQPVKILQDKVPSDQAAINIKLKNSVTMTGRGEIGVGMDPLLWNVKLTPMFFGQKSQWVVNYKSNNTGEQVENEGNILAFGSSWEGKRINAGQNDWLNVENASTPNLPVKRYLMNSVHYVSANYLTNIDKKKEWELKANANYTNNAVEREDAVETKYFSPDNNVLSTVVTSTRNKFYTDKAKGELIFTKNAKKGFFKNTTSFSQFWNADRADATRVGRYGSESVESPTSSFQNSLSTIIPWKEKMINLKSYISYQDDKQTLEISPASYLQFPYKVPNSDSISTINFAPGTAAIQQFRIKTLDTSHSANISFSTKGWTFTPQVGFDFSTDKLNTNFNGTTTTGTPNFDSVIYENNLKFTEIVPSASLGVNYKSEAWNLFANFPVNMNNIKAEDDLRGVSKSLNKTTFTPNVFAQYTFASFFKASVNANISNNFGDIKSAYAGYILTSPAGFNVMSPNNPIPETNTKSLGTRLEYRNPLNNLFFNVNYRLSDSKKNLISSPILDPTTGFTLMEFIEKDNHAKSNAFSAEVGKYFPKFKTNASVSYNNTVSKSDAFLNNNQFESKNNTQTYGFKLNNTYFSWMSLDYNLNLSRNKQDNVGLNNAGGRLGVNTGYNHNLAVFFYPIENHTIGFNWDQVNTSDGTTKYNNPFYDVSYQFTWAKKKIDFELKWLNIANRRVFETYNINASTNSIAYTRIQLRPSQVMFTVKFNFK; encoded by the coding sequence ATGAAAAAGAAAATTTCTCTCTTCCTGATGATTTTTTTCACGGTTCTGTCTTTTGCCCAAAAAACAGTATCGGGAAAAATTACTGATGAAGACGGAGTTGCTATCCCAAGTGCCAGCGTAACCATTGAAGAGCCGGGTAAGGATGCAATTTTGGCTTACGGAATTACGAATTCTAAAGGAGAATATAAAGTATCTTTTACCTCTGCGGAATCTAATGTAGATTTAAAAGTAAAAGCATTTAATCAAAAGCCGCTTACCAAACAGATCAGCAACAGCGATCAGACGCTGACATTTAAAATGCAGTCTGAAGCTACAGAAATAAAAGAAGTTCAGTTAAAAACCAAAATGATTACAGCAAGAGGAGATACCATTGCTTATGATCTTAAAGCTTTTGACAGCAAAAATGACAGAACTCTCGCCGATGTAATGAGAAAAATCCCGGGTATTGAAGTAAATACAGACGGAACAATTCTATATCAAGGAAACGCGATCAATAAATTTTACGTTAACGGAAAAGACCTAATGGAAGGAGGGTATGGAACGATCAATAACTCGCTTCCAAAAGATGCCGTACAGAAAGTAGAGGTTCTTGAGAACCACCAGCCCGTAAAAATTCTTCAGGATAAAGTTCCTTCCGATCAGGCAGCGATCAATATCAAGCTGAAAAACTCTGTTACTATGACAGGGAGAGGAGAAATAGGAGTAGGGATGGATCCTCTGCTTTGGAATGTAAAATTAACACCCATGTTCTTTGGACAGAAAAGCCAGTGGGTAGTCAATTATAAATCAAATAACACAGGGGAGCAGGTAGAAAATGAAGGAAATATTCTGGCTTTCGGAAGCAGCTGGGAAGGAAAAAGAATCAATGCAGGCCAGAATGACTGGCTGAATGTAGAAAATGCAAGCACTCCCAATCTTCCTGTTAAAAGATATTTAATGAACAGCGTTCATTATGTTTCGGCCAATTATCTTACCAATATAGACAAAAAGAAAGAGTGGGAGCTAAAAGCAAACGCTAATTATACCAATAATGCTGTGGAAAGGGAAGATGCTGTAGAAACTAAATACTTTTCACCGGACAACAATGTACTTTCAACAGTAGTAACGAGTACAAGAAATAAATTTTATACAGATAAAGCAAAAGGAGAATTAATTTTTACTAAGAATGCTAAAAAAGGATTCTTTAAAAATACAACAAGCTTCAGCCAGTTCTGGAATGCAGACAGAGCCGACGCTACAAGAGTAGGAAGATATGGAAGTGAATCGGTAGAATCTCCTACATCTTCTTTCCAAAACTCACTGAGTACGATCATCCCATGGAAAGAAAAGATGATCAACCTTAAATCATATATAAGTTACCAGGATGATAAGCAGACCCTTGAGATTTCTCCGGCAAGCTACCTTCAGTTTCCTTATAAAGTTCCAAATTCGGACTCAATTAGTACAATTAATTTTGCACCGGGAACAGCAGCCATTCAGCAGTTCAGAATAAAAACATTAGATACATCGCATTCTGCTAACATAAGTTTTTCAACGAAAGGATGGACGTTTACGCCGCAGGTTGGATTCGATTTTTCAACAGATAAATTAAATACAAACTTTAATGGGACTACTACAACGGGAACTCCTAATTTTGATAGTGTAATTTATGAGAACAACCTCAAATTTACAGAAATTGTTCCTTCAGCTTCATTAGGAGTTAACTACAAATCTGAAGCATGGAACTTATTTGCTAATTTCCCTGTAAACATGAATAATATCAAAGCTGAAGATGATCTTAGAGGGGTCTCAAAATCTTTAAATAAAACAACATTTACCCCTAATGTTTTTGCACAATATACTTTTGCATCTTTCTTTAAAGCAAGTGTAAATGCCAATATCAGCAATAATTTCGGGGATATAAAATCAGCTTATGCAGGATATATTTTAACAAGCCCTGCAGGATTCAATGTTATGAGTCCAAATAATCCGATACCAGAAACCAATACAAAGAGTTTAGGGACAAGACTTGAATATAGAAACCCGTTAAATAATCTATTCTTTAATGTAAACTATAGATTGAGTGACAGCAAAAAGAATTTGATATCTTCTCCAATATTAGATCCTACAACGGGATTTACATTAATGGAATTTATTGAAAAAGACAACCATGCAAAAAGCAATGCGTTTAGTGCTGAGGTTGGAAAATATTTTCCGAAGTTTAAAACAAACGCTTCTGTAAGTTATAACAATACGGTATCAAAATCAGATGCTTTCTTGAACAATAACCAGTTTGAAAGTAAAAATAACACACAGACTTATGGGTTTAAATTAAACAACACTTATTTCAGCTGGATGAGTTTAGATTATAATCTTAATCTTTCAAGAAATAAACAGGATAATGTGGGATTAAATAATGCAGGAGGAAGATTAGGTGTTAATACAGGGTATAATCATAATTTAGCGGTATTCTTTTACCCAATTGAAAACCATACTATAGGATTTAATTGGGATCAGGTAAATACAAGTGATGGGACTACAAAATATAATAATCCTTTTTATGACGTGTCTTATCAGTTTACATGGGCAAAGAAAAAAATTGATTTTGAACTGAAATGGCTGAATATTGCTAATAGAAGAGTTTTTGAAACTTATAACATTAATGCTTCTACAAATAGTATCGCTTATACAAGAATTCAGCTCCGCCCTAGCCAGGTCATGTTTACTGTGAAATTCAACTTTAAGTAA
- a CDS encoding zinc-binding alcohol dehydrogenase family protein, which translates to MKAAVVFEKGSIPQYADFPEPAAISENEKLIFVKAASIKHLDRARAGGKHYSTENQEHQPTIIGSDGAGLLEDGTKAYFFSKKGTVAEIASADKNFIVPIPEGLDFPTAAALPNAVMGSAMGLRFKTKLKAGETVLINGATGVTGKVAVQIAKLYGAARIIVTGRNEEALQSLYELGADEVVSLKLNDEDFKQKIKEIQSRTPIDVILDYIWGHSIEMLLSALKGDGTFSHKTRLVSVGGMSGDTIQLSSQILRGTDIQISGSGLGSWTAEEFKLLLTEIIPEMFQAAVDGKLKIETETVDLKDIKTIWESEIQNGKRVVVMI; encoded by the coding sequence ATGAAAGCAGCAGTAGTATTTGAAAAAGGAAGTATTCCGCAGTATGCAGATTTTCCTGAACCCGCAGCCATTTCTGAAAATGAAAAACTGATTTTTGTAAAAGCGGCCTCTATCAAACATCTGGACAGGGCCAGAGCAGGCGGAAAACATTATTCCACTGAAAATCAAGAACACCAGCCGACGATTATAGGAAGCGACGGGGCAGGGCTGTTAGAAGACGGTACAAAAGCTTATTTTTTCAGTAAAAAAGGGACTGTTGCAGAAATAGCTTCGGCGGATAAAAATTTTATAGTACCCATTCCTGAAGGATTGGATTTCCCTACAGCGGCGGCTCTGCCTAATGCGGTGATGGGTTCTGCAATGGGGCTTAGATTCAAAACAAAATTAAAAGCAGGGGAAACAGTTCTTATTAACGGGGCGACAGGAGTTACAGGTAAGGTAGCGGTTCAAATTGCAAAACTATATGGAGCCGCAAGAATCATTGTGACCGGCAGAAATGAGGAGGCCCTGCAGTCTCTTTACGAATTGGGAGCAGACGAAGTGGTTTCTTTAAAATTAAACGACGAAGATTTTAAACAAAAGATAAAAGAGATCCAGAGCCGGACCCCTATTGATGTTATTCTGGATTATATCTGGGGCCATTCTATTGAAATGCTGTTGTCTGCCTTAAAAGGGGACGGTACATTTTCCCATAAAACAAGATTGGTTTCAGTAGGAGGAATGAGTGGTGATACCATTCAATTATCATCACAGATTTTGAGAGGAACAGATATTCAGATCTCTGGTTCGGGGCTGGGGAGCTGGACTGCGGAAGAATTTAAGCTGCTGCTCACAGAAATTATTCCTGAAATGTTTCAGGCAGCTGTTGATGGGAAATTGAAAATAGAAACGGAAACCGTTGATTTAAAAGATATTAAAACAATTTGGGAAAGTGAAATTCAGAATGGAAAAAGAGTAGTAGTGATGATTTAG